Proteins from a genomic interval of Triplophysa dalaica isolate WHDGS20190420 chromosome 21, ASM1584641v1, whole genome shotgun sequence:
- the plekha3 gene encoding pleckstrin homology domain-containing family A member 3 isoform X2: protein MEGVLYKWTNYMTGWQPRWFVLDDGIISYYDSQDDVCKGSKGSIKMSVCEIKVHPTDKTRLELIIPGEQHFYVKAVNAAERQKWLVALGSSKAGLIDNRIKKERELTETTESLKTKMSELRLYCDLLMQQVHTIQESVDQEGVCTGTNTETSNEASSLLSATCETFIKTLEECMKIANSKFTTDMLQSSPCDSNMSPVSPSPVQMSRMKRSISHPGTYNFERTGLPKDCVALQKSTQRRTRTCSDTEAHSGRGSEETERLMFHKSNVNGDSTPSIPEEVGKNTKSLSETDTPESDLSL, encoded by the exons GAAGGAGTACTCTACAAATGGACAAACTATATGACAG GATGGCAGCCGAGATGGTTTGTGTTGGATGATGGCATTATTTCATACTACGATTCTCAAGATGATGTATGCAAAGGCAGCAAAGGCAGTATTAAGATGTCAGTATGTGAGATTAAAG TTCATCCGACTGACAAGACGCGGCTGGAGCTGATCATACCGGGAGAGCAGCATTTTTATGTTAAGGCTGTAAATGCAGCGGAGAGGCAGAAGTGGCTGGTGGCTCTGGGGAGTTCCAAAGCTGGACTTATTGACAATAGAATCAAAAAAGAAAGGG AATTAACAGAAACCACAGAATCACTGAAAACCAAGATGTCCGAGCTGCGTCTCTACTGTGACTTACTAATGCAGCAGGTGCACACTATTCAGGAGTCAGTGGACCAGGAAGGGGTGTGTACGGGGACCAACACTGAG ACAAGCAACGAAGCATCCTCATTACTGAGTGCCACCTGTGAAACCTTCATCAAAACTCTGGAAGAATGTATGAAAATTGCCAACTCAAAGTTCACGACTGACATGTTGCAATCCAGCCCCTGTGATTCCAATATGTCACCCGTCTCCCCCTCTCCCGTCCAGATGTCCCGT ATGAAGCGCTCCATCAGCCATCCTGGCACTTATAACTTTGAAAG GACGGGTTTACCTAAAGACTGTGTGGCGTTGCAGAAGTCCACCCAGAGACGCACACGGACATGCTCGGATACAGAGGCTCATAGCGGCAGAGGGTCTGAAGAGACAGAAC GCTTGATGTTTCACAAATCCAATGTCAATGGCGACTCCACTCCTAGTATCCCTGAAGAGGTTGGAAAGAACACAAAGTCCCTTTCGGAAACTGACACCCCGGAATCTGACCTTTCCCTCTGA
- the plekha3 gene encoding pleckstrin homology domain-containing family A member 3 isoform X1, with translation MEGVLYKWTNYMTGWQPRWFVLDDGIISYYDSQDDVCKGSKGSIKMSVCEIKVHPTDKTRLELIIPGEQHFYVKAVNAAERQKWLVALGSSKAGLIDNRIKKERELTETTESLKTKMSELRLYCDLLMQQVHTIQESVDQEGVCTGTNTETSNEASSLLSATCETFIKTLEECMKIANSKFTTDMLQSSPCDSNMSPVSPSPVQMSRQMKRSISHPGTYNFERTGLPKDCVALQKSTQRRTRTCSDTEAHSGRGSEETERLMFHKSNVNGDSTPSIPEEVGKNTKSLSETDTPESDLSL, from the exons GAAGGAGTACTCTACAAATGGACAAACTATATGACAG GATGGCAGCCGAGATGGTTTGTGTTGGATGATGGCATTATTTCATACTACGATTCTCAAGATGATGTATGCAAAGGCAGCAAAGGCAGTATTAAGATGTCAGTATGTGAGATTAAAG TTCATCCGACTGACAAGACGCGGCTGGAGCTGATCATACCGGGAGAGCAGCATTTTTATGTTAAGGCTGTAAATGCAGCGGAGAGGCAGAAGTGGCTGGTGGCTCTGGGGAGTTCCAAAGCTGGACTTATTGACAATAGAATCAAAAAAGAAAGGG AATTAACAGAAACCACAGAATCACTGAAAACCAAGATGTCCGAGCTGCGTCTCTACTGTGACTTACTAATGCAGCAGGTGCACACTATTCAGGAGTCAGTGGACCAGGAAGGGGTGTGTACGGGGACCAACACTGAG ACAAGCAACGAAGCATCCTCATTACTGAGTGCCACCTGTGAAACCTTCATCAAAACTCTGGAAGAATGTATGAAAATTGCCAACTCAAAGTTCACGACTGACATGTTGCAATCCAGCCCCTGTGATTCCAATATGTCACCCGTCTCCCCCTCTCCCGTCCAGATGTCCCGT CAGATGAAGCGCTCCATCAGCCATCCTGGCACTTATAACTTTGAAAG GACGGGTTTACCTAAAGACTGTGTGGCGTTGCAGAAGTCCACCCAGAGACGCACACGGACATGCTCGGATACAGAGGCTCATAGCGGCAGAGGGTCTGAAGAGACAGAAC GCTTGATGTTTCACAAATCCAATGTCAATGGCGACTCCACTCCTAGTATCCCTGAAGAGGTTGGAAAGAACACAAAGTCCCTTTCGGAAACTGACACCCCGGAATCTGACCTTTCCCTCTGA
- the gucy1b2 gene encoding guanylate cyclase soluble subunit beta-2 yields MGVSGYFIMCGIRTKLSRYEVNQYGFINTCLKSLVIEKFGDQAWEKLSLMAGVQDTFMTYEVYDDAITLRLVQEACKMLDVSSEVVLKLFGEYFFSFCKMSGYDTMLRTLGGNLVEFIENLDALHSYLALSYEAMNAPSFRVERMNDGRILLHYYSDRKGLYHIVPGIIEAVAKDFFDSEVTMTILNQSEEEERTGKKEHVVFHMLQKEKVSRRKAQTIQKDEETGVDRKENEEAMKKMKDRYANLELCPRKRSPWDIVRSIVMLGQGNLRTSFTPSYPNKLWIEERAFCNAFPFHIVFDQDLVVKQTGVNIQKFVPGLQTAGIRLDEYFTIVHPEVTFNIQSIKKFINSQFVLKTRREMLPEVQKKQSTLKLRGQMMWMESLNCMIYLCSPKLRSLQELEERGLHLADIAQHDTTRDLILLNQQRLAEIELSNKLERKKEELRILSRNLEIEKKKSEKLLYAMLPTHVANQLKEGKRVEAGEFKVCTILFSDVVTFTNICAGCEPIQIVNMLNAMYSRFDRLTSVHGVYKVETIGDAYMVVGGVPVPTATHAEQVSNFALGMRIAAREVNSPITGQPIQIRVGLHTGPVLAGVVGEKMPRYCLFGDTVNTASRMESHGVPDHIHLSPFTYSVLKNKRYEISERGDIEVKGKGLMKTYFLLKNLQMTDEQIMGLVDGETCVYQDDPEDVTDDTKEEIPEETRDGQNAEEGEVVVNGENNTSAPSLRPDNLTPNQLIQFDVTPAFYLEHLPNGLHSENLNTKFCAIL; encoded by the exons TACGGCTTTATTAATACTTGTTTGAAGTCACTGGTCATTGAAAAGTTTGGAGACCAAGCATGGGAGAAACTGAG CTTAATGGCTGGAGTCCAGGACACGTTTATGACCTATGAAGTTTATGACGATGCCATCACTCTTCGCTTAGTACAAGAGGCTTGTAAAATGCTAG ATGTGTCGTCTGAGGTGGTTTTAAAGCTGTTTGGAGAATACTTCTTCAGCTTTTGTAAGATGTCGGGATATGACACCATGTTGCGTACGCTTGGTGGAAACCTGGTGGAATTCATTGAAAATCTTGATGCTCTCCACAGTTATCTGGCATTATCTTACGAG GCCATGAACGCACCATCCTTTCGTGTGGAACGGATGAATGATGGCCGAATTCTCCTTCACTATTATTCAGACAGAAAGGGCCTCTACCATATTGTGCCAG GCATTATAGAGGCTGTGGCAAAGGATTTTTTTGACAGCGAGGTGACCATGACAATTCTGAACCAGTCAGAAGAAGAGGAGCGTACCGGAAAGAAGGAACATGTGGTTTTCCACATGCTGCAGAAAGAAAAGGTGTCCAGAAGAAAAGCCCAAACGATTCAGAAAGATGAGGAAACAGGGGTTGACAGGAAA GAAAATGAGGAGGCAATGAAGAAAATGAAGGACAGGTATGCCAACCTGGAGTTGTGTCCAAGGAAAAGATCTCCATGGGACATAGTGAGGAGCATTGTCATGCTAGGCCAAG GCAATCTGAGAACTTCATTCACCCCCAGCTACCCTAACAAACTTTGGATTGAAGAGAGAGCCTTCTGTAATGCCTTtccatttcacattgttttcGACCAAGAT CTGGTGGTGAAGCAAACAGGTGTGAACATTCAGAAGTTTGTTCCCGGACTGCAGACAGCAGGTATTCGCCTGGATGAATACTTCACCATCGTCCACCCAGAAGTCACCTTTAACATCCAGAGCATCAAGAAGTTTATCAACAGTCAATTTGTTCTAAAGACCAGGAGGGAAATGTTACCAGAGGTCCAAAAAAAACAGTCGACGCTCAAGCTGCGTG GACAGATGATGTGGATGGAGTCGCTGAACTGCATGATCTATCTGTGCTCCCCTAAACTACGAAGCCTCCAAGAACTGGAGGAGAGGGGTCTCCACTTGGCCGACATCGCCCAGCACGACACCACACGTGACCTGATACTGCTCAACCAGCAGAGGCTGGCCGAGATCGAGCTCTCAAATAAGCTGGAAAGGAAGAAGGAGGAGCTGAGAATCCTCTCACGCAACTTAGAGATCGAAAAGAAGAAGTCAGAAAAACTGCTTTATGCTATGCTGCCAACGCATGTCGCCAACCAGCTTAAAGAGGGGAAAAGGGTTGAGGCAG GTGAGTTTAAAGTGTGCACCATCCTCTTCAGCGATGTGGtcacattcacaaacatctGCGCAGGCTGTGAACCCATTCAGATAGTCAACATGCTGAACGCCATGTACTCCAGATTTGACCGCCTTACAAGCGTTCATGGCGTTTATAAG GTTGAGACGATAGGTGACGCTTACATGGTGGTTGGTGGCGTGCCCGTTCCTACAGCCACGCATGCAGAACAGGTGTCAAACTTTGCCCTCGGCATGAGAATCGCTGCGAGGGAAGTGAACAGCCCCATCACAGGACAACCGATACAG ATCAGAGTAGGACTTCACACTGGTCCAGTGTTGGCTGGTGTGGTGGGTGAGAAGATGCCACGCTACTGCTTGTTCGGAGACACGGTGAACACAGCATCCCGAATGGAGAGCCATGGAGTCCCAGACCATATACACCTGAGTCCTTTTACTTACAG TGTGTTAAAGAACAAGCGCTATGAGATCAGTGAGAGGGGTGATATTGAGGTGAAAGGCAAAGGCCTGATGAAAACATATTTCCTGCTTAAGAATCTGCAAATGACTGATGAGCAGATCATGGGTCTGGTCGATGGAGAGACATGCGTATACCAGGATGACCCAGAGGACGTGACGGATGACACGAAGG AGGAGATCCCTGAGGAGACACGTGATGGGCAGAACGCTGAAGAGGGAGAAGTGGTTGTAAATGGGGAAAATAACACCTCGGCCCCATCCCTCCGTCCAGACAACCTCACTCCAAATCAGTTAATCCAGTTTGACGTCACACCTGCATTCTACCTGGAACACCTACCCAATGGGCTTCATTCAGAGAATCTCAACACTAAATTTTGCGCTATTCTTTAG